One Micromonospora sp. FIMYZ51 genomic window carries:
- a CDS encoding Rv3235 family protein, which yields MNDRRRLGPSRPPVLLRPAPALDPPFTDESNGAWPTPGDHQLALDFFAAGQLLAPGDPGRPATRRGTARPMPLRPGRDPSRQLPPGALATATPAATRVAHRFVASCLEVFNGFRSPVQLRRQLDPTRSAQLLPELARATTRGAPARRRSPRPSLRLRRLRVCEPRPTAIEAAAVLSGAASSSWAMALRLEHRRGDWLCTDLRVL from the coding sequence ATGAACGACCGTCGACGACTCGGGCCGAGCCGACCACCCGTGCTGCTACGGCCGGCACCCGCGCTCGACCCGCCCTTCACGGACGAGAGCAACGGTGCCTGGCCCACGCCGGGCGATCATCAGCTCGCCCTCGACTTCTTCGCCGCCGGACAGTTGCTCGCGCCGGGCGATCCCGGCCGGCCAGCCACCCGGCGCGGCACCGCCCGTCCGATGCCGCTGCGCCCCGGCCGCGATCCGTCCCGGCAGCTACCACCGGGCGCGCTGGCCACCGCGACCCCGGCGGCGACCCGGGTCGCGCACCGCTTCGTCGCCAGCTGCCTGGAGGTGTTCAACGGTTTCCGGTCGCCGGTGCAGCTGCGGCGTCAACTCGATCCGACCCGCTCCGCCCAGCTGCTGCCCGAGTTGGCCCGCGCCACCACCCGTGGCGCCCCGGCGCGCCGCCGCTCGCCCCGGCCCAGTCTTCGGCTGCGCCGGCTGCGGGTCTGCGAGCCCCGACCGACCGCCATCGAGGCCGCCGCAGTGCTCAGCGGTGCCGCCAGCAGCAGTTGGGCGATGGCGCTGCGGCTGGAACACCGGCGGGGCGACTGGCTCTGCACCGACCTGCGCGTCCTCTGA
- a CDS encoding helix-turn-helix domain-containing protein, protein MEPRFLLLSDVATELNVSDSQVYHMVRSGELPAIKIGGRGQWRVERARLEEYIQRKYAETAEWVRGNPLAERDPE, encoded by the coding sequence GTGGAGCCGAGATTCCTGCTGCTGTCCGACGTGGCCACCGAGCTGAACGTGTCGGACTCGCAGGTGTACCACATGGTACGCAGCGGCGAACTACCCGCGATCAAGATCGGCGGCCGGGGCCAGTGGCGCGTGGAGCGCGCCCGGCTGGAGGAGTACATCCAACGCAAGTACGCGGAGACCGCCGAGTGGGTACGCGGCAACCCGCTTGCCGAGCGCGACCCGGAGTAG
- the pruA gene encoding L-glutamate gamma-semialdehyde dehydrogenase, with the protein MDAVFSVPDPRNEPVRAYEPGSADAERLQRRLAELAAERIDLPMTIAGEQRMAGGEPIRVVQPHRHAHVLGVTGHATHDDARAAVKAAKDAAPGWRALPFEERAAIFLRAAELLAGPWRDTLNAATMLGQSKTAVQAEIDSACEFIDFLRFNVYFARKLLAEQPMSSPGVWNRFDHRPLEGFVYAITPFNFTAIAGNLPSAPALLGNTVVWKPGPTQQFAAHFTMRLFEAAGLPPGVINMVTGRGEQVSDVVLADPDLAGIHFTGSTKVFQHLWRTVGENIASYRGYPRLVGETGGKDFVVAHASADVDALHTALIRGAFEYQGQKCSAASRAYVPRSIWDGGLRDRLAATADGLTYGDVTDFRNFGGAVIDDKAFSRHTAALELISADDSCRIIAGGTADDSVGWFVRPTIFECGDPAHETFTTEYFGPILGVYVFDDARFDEVVAQAESIAPYALTGSIFATDRRVVDAVAEQMRYAAGNFYINDKPTGAVVGQQPFGGARASGTNDKAGSWHNLVRWMSPRTIKETFVPPTDHTYPHMG; encoded by the coding sequence ATGGACGCCGTGTTCTCCGTACCCGATCCGCGTAACGAGCCGGTACGCGCCTACGAGCCGGGCAGCGCCGACGCCGAACGGCTTCAGCGGCGGCTCGCCGAGTTGGCGGCCGAGCGGATCGACCTGCCGATGACCATCGCGGGCGAGCAGCGGATGGCCGGCGGCGAGCCGATTCGGGTGGTGCAGCCGCACCGGCACGCGCACGTGCTCGGGGTCACCGGGCACGCCACCCACGACGACGCACGCGCTGCGGTCAAGGCCGCCAAGGACGCCGCGCCGGGCTGGCGGGCCCTGCCCTTCGAGGAGCGGGCGGCGATCTTCCTGCGCGCCGCCGAGCTGCTCGCCGGCCCCTGGCGGGACACCCTCAACGCGGCCACCATGCTCGGCCAGTCGAAGACCGCCGTGCAGGCCGAGATCGACTCCGCCTGCGAGTTCATCGACTTCCTCCGGTTCAACGTGTACTTCGCCCGCAAGCTCCTCGCCGAGCAGCCGATGTCGTCGCCCGGGGTGTGGAACCGGTTCGACCACCGGCCACTGGAGGGCTTCGTCTACGCGATCACCCCGTTCAACTTCACCGCGATCGCCGGCAACCTGCCCTCGGCCCCGGCGCTGCTGGGCAACACCGTGGTCTGGAAGCCGGGCCCGACCCAGCAGTTCGCGGCGCACTTCACCATGCGGCTGTTCGAGGCGGCCGGCCTGCCGCCCGGCGTGATCAACATGGTCACCGGTCGGGGTGAGCAGGTCTCCGACGTGGTACTGGCCGACCCCGACCTGGCCGGCATCCACTTCACCGGCTCCACCAAGGTCTTCCAGCACCTGTGGCGCACGGTGGGGGAGAACATCGCCAGCTACCGGGGCTACCCCCGGCTGGTCGGCGAGACCGGCGGCAAGGACTTCGTGGTCGCCCACGCCAGCGCCGATGTCGACGCCCTGCACACCGCCCTGATCCGGGGTGCCTTCGAATACCAGGGCCAGAAGTGCTCGGCGGCGTCCCGGGCGTACGTTCCGCGGTCGATCTGGGACGGCGGCCTGCGCGACCGGCTGGCCGCCACCGCCGACGGGCTGACCTACGGCGACGTCACCGACTTCCGTAACTTCGGCGGCGCGGTCATCGACGACAAGGCGTTCTCCCGGCACACCGCGGCGCTGGAGCTGATCTCCGCCGACGACAGCTGCCGGATCATCGCCGGCGGCACCGCCGACGACTCGGTCGGCTGGTTCGTCCGGCCGACGATCTTCGAGTGCGGCGACCCGGCGCACGAGACCTTCACCACCGAGTACTTCGGTCCGATCCTCGGCGTATACGTCTTCGACGACGCCCGCTTCGACGAGGTGGTCGCCCAGGCCGAGTCGATCGCTCCGTACGCGCTGACCGGCTCGATCTTCGCCACCGACCGCCGGGTGGTCGACGCGGTGGCCGAGCAGATGCGGTACGCCGCCGGAAACTTCTACATCAACGACAAGCCCACCGGGGCGGTGGTCGGTCAGCAGCCGTTCGGCGGTGCCCGGGCCAGCGGCACCAACGACAAGGCGGGCTCCTGGCACAACCTGGTCCGCTGGATGTCGCCACGGACGATCAAGGAAACCTTCGTCCCGCCCACCGACCACACCTACCCCCACATGGGGTGA
- a CDS encoding PadR family transcriptional regulator produces the protein MAESGVNPTAAALLGLLHEGPMTGGQLMAAAERRLAPYWSMTRSQVYRELPVLAERGFVRLGKPGPRMSQPYAITAAGKRTFSRWLAEDPGRDTIRNPIALRFAFGQLHSPNQLKNLQAAANEYHTEALARVREQVKNAKKEGDTYDASALEFAVAYHKAALSWLKSAPVG, from the coding sequence ATGGCGGAATCCGGAGTCAACCCCACCGCGGCGGCCCTGCTCGGGCTGCTGCACGAGGGCCCCATGACAGGTGGCCAGTTGATGGCCGCCGCCGAGCGCCGACTGGCGCCGTACTGGTCGATGACCCGCAGTCAGGTCTACCGGGAGTTGCCGGTGCTTGCCGAGCGTGGTTTCGTCCGGCTGGGTAAGCCCGGGCCGCGGATGAGTCAGCCGTACGCGATCACGGCCGCCGGGAAACGGACATTCTCCCGCTGGCTGGCCGAGGACCCGGGGCGCGACACCATCCGCAACCCGATCGCCCTGCGCTTCGCCTTCGGGCAGCTGCACTCCCCGAACCAGCTGAAGAACCTTCAGGCCGCAGCCAACGAGTACCACACCGAAGCCCTGGCCCGGGTCCGTGAGCAGGTCAAGAACGCCAAGAAGGAAGGCGACACGTACGACGCGAGCGCGCTGGAGTTCGCCGTGGCGTACCACAAGGCCGCCCTGTCCTGGCTGAAGAGCGCCCCGGTCGGCTGA